TAAATCTAATGTCACCACAGAATCACAGCCTACTGAATTGGTTAATGTATATGTTGCCGTATTATTCGAATAGGTATATGTATTTCCATCTATCCACACGATACTATCACAGGCAAATAATGTATCCGTACTTGAATTCGAATTTATAATAGTTAAATCCAGGCTCACAATAGAATCACATCCTACCGAATTTACCAGCAAGAACTCGGCAGTATTATTCGATGAGGTGTACACATTTCCATCAATCCATGTATAAAAATCACATGCTGTTTGTACATCAGTAGCATAGGTAGGCATACATGGACTCAATTTTTGAACAAAAAAATCATAATCCCCATTCGACACGATGTTAGCTGTATCAGCTCCAGGTGCGAAGTCTACAACTCCACGGAAAACACCAGTTGAATATATATTCCCAATTCCATCTACAGTTATTGAATTTCCCTCATCATATTGCAATCCTCCCATATTCTTTGCCCATAAAAAACTTCCATTAGAATCTAATTTCTGAATAAATATGTCTCTAAGTCCGTTAGAAGTAAGAACTGTAGAATCCAAACCAGGATCAAAATCTACGGCCCCAGAAAAATAACCTAGTATATATGAACTTCCTAAGCTATCGACTTTTATAGAACGACCTACATCAAACCCTCCATCTCCCATGGATTTAGCCCAGACAAAATTTCCATTTAAATCCAGTTTTTGAACATAGACATCATCACTCCCTCCTGAAATAACATTAAAGACTCCAATTCCAGGATCCATATCTACAGTCCATTCAAAATACCCAGTTGAATATACGTTTCCATAAATATCTACAGCGATAGAATATGCCACATCATAACCAATCCCTCCCATTCTTTTGGCCCATAAAAAATCACCATTAGCATCCAGTTTTTGAATAAAAATATCCGTATTTCCAATTGAGGTAAGATTGTAAGTACCGATACCCGGATCAAAATCTACAGTTCCATTAAATACTCCTGCAGAATAAACATTCCCTAAATCGTCAACAGTCATTGAGTACCCAAAATCACCGCTTGTTCCTCCAAATCTTTTAGCCCATAAAAAATCACCATTACTATCTAGCTTCTGTACAAAAACATCGCTATAACCTGCCGAAACAAGATTAGATACTGCTACACCCGGATCAAAATCCACCGTCAATCTAAAATAACCCGAACAATAAATATTACTTTGATTATCTATAATAATCGAAGTTGCTTTATCCAGATTAATTCCTCCTATTTGTTTTACCCAAATAAAATTACCATTGACATCTAGTTTGAGAATAAAACAATCAATATTTCCATTAGAAATAAGATCAAAAACACCTATACTAGGATCAAAATCCACTGTATCTTTAAAGTTCCCTATTACATAAACATTTCCTATACTATCTACAGTAATTGAATTACCAATATCTGAAGAGTTTCCTCCAATACTTTTAGCCCAAATAAAGTTACCATTGCTGTCCAGTTTTTGAATAAAAACATCATCACTCCCATTTGAAGTCATATTCACCACTCCCGTTCCTGGATCAAAATCTACCGTCCCCCTATAAGATCCTGTAGTATAAACATTTCCAAAGTCATCAACAACAATAGAATTCCCTTCTTCCCAAGCACTACCTCCAACACCTATAGCCCATTCATAGGCTACACTTTGTGCAGTTAATTGAGATAAATTTAACATACTCATCAAGGGTAATAATAGCAGTATTAGTGTAATTTGTAATCGCATTATTCTTAGGTATTAAATATCAGATTAAATTCATTAATATGTCAACGTTCACATATTAAAGTAATCGTTTCCAAATATAACATTTTCAACCAAGTAAACTAAATCAAAATCTATTAACAAGGTCACTTTCATACCTATGGCTTACCAAACTCTTTCAACTCCATTTTATTCCCATCAAAAACTGCATAGGTAAAATCTACTACCCAATCACCAAGATTGATATAATGTGAGTTTTCTTTTAACTCTAAATCCATAGCGTAATGACGATGACCGAAAACAAAATAGTCGTAATGCTTCTTTTTCAATTCATCTTTGACATAAAGCACTAACCATTCCTTGTCATCTCCATGATACTCTTTATCCGCAGTCGCATTTGCAGCACGACTTCTACGTGAAAAATAATGCGCTAGCCCAATTCCAAAATTGGGATGCAAACGTGCAAAGCACCATTGCATTAAAGGGTTGGCAAAAAACTTCTTGATTCGTTTATACCAAAAATCACCTGGACCTAAACCATCTCCATGGCCAATCATGAATTTCTTACCGTTGATTTCTCGTTCAATTGGGTCTGTATACAAAACAACTCCTAATTCTTTCTCCAGATAATCAAAAGTCCACATATCGTGATTTCCTCTAAAGAAATACACCGGAATTCCACTATCTGTAATTTCAGCTATTTTCCCTAGCACTCTGGTAAATCCACGTGGTACGGCAGTCTTATATTCAAACCAAAAATCAAATAAATCTCCAAGTAGATAAATAGCTTCTGCATCTTTTTGAGCCATATTGAGCCATTTTACAAAATGCTGCTCACGTACTAAACTAGATTCAAAATCCGGTACTCCGAAATGTTGATCAGAAGCAAAATAGATTTTTTTCCCAGGAGAAATATCCATTACAATTATACGTTATCACTGGCAAACCACTCGGCATAACTAGTATTGGTTTCCCGCAATAAAACTGAATATAAATTAATATGATCTGGTAGATTTTCTTTAATGATTTCTACCATATGCTCTAGTAACTTTTCCGCTGTAGGCTGGTAAGGAACCAACATCAAACGCGGATTTATTTTATGGTCAATACTCCCCAAGAAACGCGAGTTATCTCTCAATACTAATGCATGATCAAAAATGTCCACTACATTTTCTTTTACGATCTTTTTTAAATCCGAAAAGTCAATCACCATTCCATCTTTTGGTGTTCCTGGTGCATCAATCGGCTCTCCAATAAAAGTCACCGACAACTCATAGGTATGTCCATGAATATTATGGCATTTTCCATCATGGCAATCTAAAGCATGTGCCATTTCAAAATCGAACTCCTTTGTAACTCTTATGATCATGAAGCATTTCCGTTTTTAGCCAATGCGGCATCTACAAAATCAAAAGTAGATAAGATATCCGGTTTTCCGTTTACGATAGCGACATCATGCTCAAAATGCGCTGACGGTTTTCCATCACGAGATACAATTGACCACCCATCGCTTAATTGTTTTACACGATAATCACCCATATTAATCATGGGCTCTATGGCCAACACTAAACCTTCTTTTAGTTTCTTCCCTCTTCCCTGTCTTCCATAATTCGGAACTTGAGGATCTTCATGCATCACACGCCCCAAACCATGACCAACTAAATCTCTCACTACTCCATATCCATGACTCTCTGCATGATGTTGAATGGCATAGCCAATATCTCCTAAACGCTTACCCGCTTGCATTTGCTCAATACCTAAATACAAAGATTCTTTAGTCACTTTAAGCAATTGCTTTACATCTTCTGAAACCTCACCAATAGCAAATGAATAGGCATGGTCCCCATAAAACCCGTTCTTTATCGCTCCGCAATCAACTGACAATACATCCCCTTCACGTAACTCCTGATTATTCGGAATTCCGTGTACCACATGTTCATTTAACGAAGTACAAAGTGTATTGGGAAAATCATATAATCCTAAGAAACCCGGTTCAGCACCTTGATCTTTTATGTATTCAAATGCTAGCTTATCCAACTCTAAGGGAGTCACTCCAGGGCCAATCTTCTCAGCGATTATACCTAAAGCTCGCGAAACAACTTGTGCGCTTTCACGCATCAATTCTATTTCTTCAGCAGATTTATAATGTATCATTCTAGTCCTAAATATTTTTAGTTCAACGCGTACGCCTAGCGTTTTTTGAAAAATGAAAACAGAGATTTCTTTTTTGGCTTTTTTAATGGTGCTGCATTCTCACCTTCAATCAGATGATAAATTGCTCCCCAACCTAGAAAGCCTCCGATATTTCTATCATCAATAAAAATATCGGCATTTATTTTACGCGATGATTTTCCAGAATATTGCTCTTCAGCAAATTCATTATTAACAGCATAAAACTCTATTCCATTCTTTTCACAAAACTCCACTGCCTCTCTTAAAGTCCTCCCTGAACGCACTGTCCAAAGAATTAACCGATGTCCTTTGGCTTCCAGCATCTTTAATGCTTCAAACGCAAATGGCATTGGTTTTCCAATTTTCGGATAAGCATCTTCAACGATGGTTCCGTCAAAGTCTACGGCTATGGTCAGCATTTTGTCAAACATCGCGCAAAACTATTGTTTATTAAGTGGGTATCCAAGCATTCCCGCTTGATACAAACCAAAAATATCCTTTAAAAACAAAAGCTCCATCTTTCGATGGAGCTTTCTTTCACTTAATGCATTTAAGCCGTGGATATTTTGCTCATTAATCAAAATCGGAGGTCAATTTGAACCTTAGTACACGGCCGTTTCCAGAATCAGCTACGTATACAATTTTATCGAGATATGCGACCGCACGTGGCTCATTGAATTGCGTTAACTCAATTCCCGTACCTCCAAATGAAACCTTCACATATTTCTTTACTCCAGCTCCCGGTGGTGGCTTAATACCTTCCAATCCGTTTGAAGTAAATTGATATAACGAATCTTTCTCTTGATCTACCACAAAGATAAAACCTGTTCCATCACCAGACATTGTAACATCCACAGGATGAGAAAATTTACCCGGTTCATCGATTGATCCATCTGCTAATGTGGTATCCAAAGGTATAATATCATTTGGATTATACTCTACTCCGAAATCAGTTTCGTTATAAGTAATTCCTCTTACACGATATAAATTATCTGCAGATTGATCCATCGAAGTAAATATAAAATGACGCGCAAAACTCGCACTAATCTGCGGTGGCTGCGCAAAAGAAGCCATTCCGAAAGGTCGTTTAAAGAAGTCTTTAAACACCCCTCCTCTGGTTGTCACACTAATCGGAGTAATATATTTATCGTCTGCTGAAAACAATAACACCGCATTATCAGGGCCTCCAAATTGATTTACATTATTACTAAATCCAGTTCTGGATACATAATATTCGTTTAATGCAATGATCGCAATATCCTGAAATTCCACAGCCAAATCCGAAGATGAGAATGTGTTTTTATGATAAAACGGATGTACAATTTCCTGAACTACTTTAGCATGATTCAAACCATATCCTAACGCACCTTGAAGGTCTAATCGGTAAATGCATGAAAAAGTATATGAACTCCCATTGATCACCGTGTCTTTCGTCCCAATGGCTAAAAGATTTAATCTACGGTCCTGAACAACTGTTTTGACGCCAGGAATACTAAAACTATATAACTCCCTACCACTTTGGTCTAATCCAACAATTTGTTCACGTCCCTGATCCGCTACATAAATCAAATCATCAAACCCAGCCAACACATCAGTTGGTTTTACAAATTGATCCAACACTGGCTGAATCGGCACATAAGCAATTGGTTTATTTTGAAAATCCGGAACATCAATAAAACTCACATCAGTTTTATTTCCAAAGAAATCATCACAACTGGTACTTACCACCATTAATGATAAAATCGCTCCTATTAAAAATACATTTCTCATATTACTCACGTATATCATTATTAATTGTAAATGAAAGTCCGAGAGACTGCTGATATCCCAGGTGATTGGTTGGAACCGCAGCGTAATCGATATATAGATCATGTGCTCCAATATGGGTACGTACTCCTACACCAAATACCGGCCAGTTATGCCCTGCCACATTTAGCTTATACCCCGCTCTGAAGAACAATAAGTTTAGATACTCAAATTCAGCTCCAATTCTAAAATTTTCCGCATTGTCTGATGGATGTTGTAGTTCAAAGTCCAATGCCAATGATTGATTTTTTCTCTTATAAGGTACCATAGACGCTCCCAGTCTAAAAACAGAAGATGATACGTAGTTATCCAATAAAACACCATTTCTATTAAAATCAACTTCCAGGTAGTCCCCCTTCAATGTTGAGTTTCCTCCGAAATTCTGTAACATTACCGCAAATGATAAGTCTTTCCAATCTGTCTGATACGCAAAACCCAAATCAATTGTGAATGTATGATTTTTATATTCCGCTAAACTCTCATTGATATAACGAATGGTAGACCCGAAAGCAAACATATCTGAGAGTCTTTTGGAATAAGTAAATCCAATTCCAACGGTACTCGCGTATACCTTTTGTCCAGTTCCATTCGGTTGAAATTCCGTTCTCACATCCATCTCTCCAGATGTTAAGAAGTTTACCGAAACACCATATGCAGCGGTATTTTGATTTGGCATTAC
This genomic interval from bacterium SCSIO 12643 contains the following:
- a CDS encoding SBBP repeat-containing protein, which encodes MSMLNLSQLTAQSVAYEWAIGVGGSAWEEGNSIVVDDFGNVYTTGSYRGTVDFDPGTGVVNMTSNGSDDVFIQKLDSNGNFIWAKSIGGNSSDIGNSITVDSIGNVYVIGNFKDTVDFDPSIGVFDLISNGNIDCFILKLDVNGNFIWVKQIGGINLDKATSIIIDNQSNIYCSGYFRLTVDFDPGVAVSNLVSAGYSDVFVQKLDSNGDFLWAKRFGGTSGDFGYSMTVDDLGNVYSAGVFNGTVDFDPGIGTYNLTSIGNTDIFIQKLDANGDFLWAKRMGGIGYDVAYSIAVDIYGNVYSTGYFEWTVDMDPGIGVFNVISGGSDDVYVQKLDLNGNFVWAKSMGDGGFDVGRSIKVDSLGSSYILGYFSGAVDFDPGLDSTVLTSNGLRDIFIQKLDSNGSFLWAKNMGGLQYDEGNSITVDGIGNIYSTGVFRGVVDFAPGADTANIVSNGDYDFFVQKLSPCMPTYATDVQTACDFYTWIDGNVYTSSNNTAEFLLVNSVGCDSIVSLDLTIINSNSSTDTLFACDSIVWIDGNTYTYSNNTATYTLTNSVGCDSVVTLDLTILNSLTSDVIVACNSYTWLDGNTYTTSNNTATHTLTNVNGCDSVIILDLTIHHSNTGVDIISACDSYTWLDGNTYSSSNNTATYTLTNTNGCDSVVTLDLTIHHSNTGVDVISACDSYTWLDGNTYTSSNNTATYTLTNMNGCDSVVTLDLTINYPNSGIDVITACNSYTWIDGNTYTMSNNSATHTLINSKGCDSVITLNLTITKVSDLTVSVNQVTITSNNVNATYQWLDCDDNYSPISNETLMSFTATKNGNYAVELTENGCVDTSACVSITKVGIGELEPNVKLVVYPNPSSDIFNVVFEKQVSNVELKVTDVQGKLIYRKKIQNTSQAKIELNEAPGVYFLSIKTLRSQKTIQLLLE
- a CDS encoding UDP-2,3-diacylglucosamine diphosphatase, translated to MDISPGKKIYFASDQHFGVPDFESSLVREQHFVKWLNMAQKDAEAIYLLGDLFDFWFEYKTAVPRGFTRVLGKIAEITDSGIPVYFFRGNHDMWTFDYLEKELGVVLYTDPIEREINGKKFMIGHGDGLGPGDFWYKRIKKFFANPLMQWCFARLHPNFGIGLAHYFSRRSRAANATADKEYHGDDKEWLVLYVKDELKKKHYDYFVFGHRHYAMDLELKENSHYINLGDWVVDFTYAVFDGNKMELKEFGKP
- a CDS encoding 6-pyruvoyl tetrahydropterin synthase family protein, producing MIIRVTKEFDFEMAHALDCHDGKCHNIHGHTYELSVTFIGEPIDAPGTPKDGMVIDFSDLKKIVKENVVDIFDHALVLRDNSRFLGSIDHKINPRLMLVPYQPTAEKLLEHMVEIIKENLPDHINLYSVLLRETNTSYAEWFASDNV
- the map gene encoding type I methionyl aminopeptidase, encoding MIHYKSAEEIELMRESAQVVSRALGIIAEKIGPGVTPLELDKLAFEYIKDQGAEPGFLGLYDFPNTLCTSLNEHVVHGIPNNQELREGDVLSVDCGAIKNGFYGDHAYSFAIGEVSEDVKQLLKVTKESLYLGIEQMQAGKRLGDIGYAIQHHAESHGYGVVRDLVGHGLGRVMHEDPQVPNYGRQGRGKKLKEGLVLAIEPMINMGDYRVKQLSDGWSIVSRDGKPSAHFEHDVAIVNGKPDILSTFDFVDAALAKNGNAS
- a CDS encoding hydrolase translates to MFDKMLTIAVDFDGTIVEDAYPKIGKPMPFAFEALKMLEAKGHRLILWTVRSGRTLREAVEFCEKNGIEFYAVNNEFAEEQYSGKSSRKINADIFIDDRNIGGFLGWGAIYHLIEGENAAPLKKPKKKSLFSFFKKR
- a CDS encoding PorV/PorQ family protein; translation: MKRLVYIWVLTVLSISVQAQILPNLGGQRAGLATFSFLKNDMNPRSAGIGGASVAVDTKGYSTFSNPAYAADLKGLNATYSSYLVGAGIHQGYFSAVMPNQNTAAYGVSVNFLTSGEMDVRTEFQPNGTGQKVYASTVGIGFTYSKRLSDMFAFGSTIRYINESLAEYKNHTFTIDLGFAYQTDWKDLSFAVMLQNFGGNSTLKGDYLEVDFNRNGVLLDNYVSSSVFRLGASMVPYKRKNQSLALDFELQHPSDNAENFRIGAEFEYLNLLFFRAGYKLNVAGHNWPVFGVGVRTHIGAHDLYIDYAAVPTNHLGYQQSLGLSFTINNDIRE